In Nicotiana tabacum cultivar K326 chromosome 17, ASM71507v2, whole genome shotgun sequence, one DNA window encodes the following:
- the LOC107808141 gene encoding F-box protein At5g39250, whose product MACEEILKAVFPFLEGTDLATCMIVCKQWRDIARDDYFWKCLCSKKWPSICKRTSPPTVTYYKLFQNFHKRQYRRTVLPPRLSFNDLEFYIDIWTEEKLIFSDVVPGPVLQKGIWIPPPGICDVLRFHLEGPEYKMTLPVEPRFTIPLCQTVSVSVLVGRKDTNKVACIIKKSLFDYIDRTAYRALAFDYLDFSSPICLFVSGVRAWISLLFMDHNNEGALDVFGIEMDFCDAANSEDEVLWLLDMLDWK is encoded by the coding sequence ATGGCATGTGAAGAAATTCTGAAGGCTGTTTTCCCGTTTCTGGAGGGTACTGACCTGGCTACATGTATGATAGTGTGCAAACAGTGGCGAGATATTGCACGAGATGATTACTTCTGGAAATGTCTCTGTTCTAAAAAGTGGCCATCAATTTGCAAACGGACATCTCCTCCTACTGTAACCTACTATAAACTGTTTCAAAACTTTCATAAACGGCAGTACCGCAGGACTGTTCTCCCTCCGAGACTTTCCTTCAATGACTTGGAGTTCTACATTGACATTTGGACTGAAGAGAAACTAATATTTTCAGATGTGGTACCAGGGCCTGTTCTTCAGAAGGGAATTTGGATCCCGCCTCCTGGAATCTGCGATGTGCTTAGGTTCCACTTGGAAGGGCCTGAATACAAGATGACTCTACCTGTGGAACCAAGATTTACGATTCCTTTGTGCCAGACGGTCAGTGTCTCTGTGCTTGTAGGACGCAAAGATACCAATAAAGTTGCATGCATTATAAAGAAATCCCTTTTTGATTATATTGATCGAACAGCATATCGGGCTTTAGCTTTTGATTATCTTGACTTCTCCTCTCCTATTTGCTTGTTTGTATCGGGTGTTCGGGCATGGATATCTTTGCTTTTCATGGACCATAATAATGAGGGGGCACTAGATGTTTTTGGGATTGAGATGGATTTCTGTGATGCTGCCAATTCTGAAGACGAAGTCCTGTGGCTTCTAGACATGTTGGACTGGAAGTAA